From a region of the Corallococcus coralloides DSM 2259 genome:
- a CDS encoding efflux RND transporter periplasmic adaptor subunit, which yields MKPSTKPSASRALTALGMAAALSLSGCDKADAAAAPPATAAGQEKPAPAVKVVSARGVQASQSEEVTGTLYPAQGLQVGFEVGGRLETVRIHKGQAVKKGDTLAQLNSEIADAQVAGAEAAVAAAEAAASMARDAAERTEKLSTGGGVSDQQHKNAVAAAAQAQAQVMAAKAQLAQARASRRRHDLKAPFAGTLIESPDQTGATVGPGSPLFTLERLDTLIFRTTVAEGARALLKPGTKVRVAALGHGASTDEAVVRTILPSADPTTRRIPVEIAVPNADGRFVAHTLARAMLKLGETQEAQLLPTTALSSSNGDHVLVVSDGSLQRVDVQVLERRDREVVVRAAAVLQQVVDFPTPSLTPGTRVSVK from the coding sequence GTGAAACCGTCCACGAAGCCCTCCGCCTCCCGCGCCCTTACCGCCCTGGGAATGGCCGCCGCGCTCTCGCTCTCCGGTTGCGACAAGGCGGATGCCGCGGCCGCGCCGCCCGCCACCGCCGCGGGCCAGGAAAAGCCGGCGCCGGCCGTGAAGGTCGTCTCCGCGCGCGGCGTGCAGGCCTCGCAGTCGGAAGAGGTGACGGGCACGCTGTACCCGGCCCAGGGCCTCCAGGTCGGCTTCGAGGTGGGCGGCCGTCTGGAGACGGTGCGCATCCACAAGGGCCAGGCCGTGAAGAAGGGCGACACGCTCGCCCAGCTCAACTCCGAAATCGCGGACGCGCAGGTGGCCGGCGCGGAGGCCGCCGTCGCCGCGGCGGAGGCCGCCGCCTCCATGGCGCGGGACGCGGCCGAGCGCACGGAGAAGCTCAGCACCGGCGGTGGCGTCAGCGACCAGCAGCACAAGAACGCCGTGGCCGCCGCCGCGCAGGCCCAGGCGCAGGTGATGGCCGCGAAGGCGCAGCTGGCGCAGGCCCGCGCGTCGCGCCGCCGGCACGACCTGAAGGCCCCCTTCGCGGGCACGCTCATCGAGTCCCCGGACCAGACGGGCGCCACGGTGGGGCCGGGCTCGCCCCTGTTCACGCTGGAGCGGCTGGACACGCTCATCTTCCGCACCACCGTGGCGGAAGGCGCGCGCGCGCTGCTCAAGCCCGGCACGAAGGTGCGGGTGGCGGCGCTGGGCCACGGCGCGTCCACCGACGAGGCCGTGGTGCGCACCATCCTGCCCTCCGCGGACCCCACCACCCGCCGCATCCCGGTGGAGATCGCCGTGCCCAACGCGGACGGCCGCTTCGTGGCCCACACCCTGGCGCGCGCCATGCTGAAGCTGGGCGAGACGCAGGAAGCGCAGCTGCTCCCCACGACGGCGCTGTCCTCCTCCAACGGGGACCACGTCCTCGTCGTCAGTGACGGCTCGCTCCAGCGCGTGGACGTGCAGGTGCTGGAGCGCCGCGACCGCGAGGTGGTGGTGCGCGCCGCCGCCGTCCTCCAGCAGGTGGTGGACTTCCCCACGCCCTCCCTGACCCCCGGCACCCGCGTCTCCGTGAAGTAG
- a CDS encoding efflux RND transporter permease subunit, whose translation MILSDVSIRRPVFTAMVSLLLIVLGVMGLKRLGTDLYPDVSFPVVVVNTLYKGAGPGEIETQVIKPLEDAVAGISGVDKIHSFSRENVGTVVVSFTLGTALDTAVQDVRDKVGQAVNKLPTDADAPIVSRVDLSAAPILTYAISADMQSQALRKLLDDRIKPALAQLAGVAEVRITGGDTREIQVDIDLDKARAVGIAPSQVSQRIAMENLNLPAGRLQLGPNELTVRAMGEFRSVEDLQKLPIARSSTGAQVRLEEIATVTDGVAERRTTARLNARDAVVLEIVKQPGSNTVSVSDAVKKTLADMTPVVGQGFQATLLIDQSDLIRANTHEVWIALIFGGLMAVLIILMFLLDPRGTFISALALPTSVIGTFFVMYVLGYSLNQMTLLSLSLAIGLLIDDAVVVREAITHRLEKGEDPMSAAYNGTRDVGLAVLATTLALVAVFIPVAFMPGIVGQFFKQFGITISVAVLISLFISFTLDPMLSARFAKAHDPDAQKREPVVFRALRRFLEATESTYARILGWVLRHKWTTAGLTVLALFLSFGAASRLGVEFMSAEDRSQLIVELQLPDSANLSQTTERAAEAEVLLKKIPEVTDIYTTVGPNGDVYKARLRVLTVGKDQRTKSIPVLKEEARALLVPNLVSTAITLSDPPSIEGLGDWYPIMVRVVGPDLKRVNEEAERVASILRTLGTSDVRVDSNPAKPELQIQIDRARAADMDLSAGALAAQLRLAIDGDVTAKLREGTDETDIRVRLREQDRATPERVRQLMIATPRGLHQVTDVAEVSLKDGPSVIEHENRERQVAVVSQLAKGAALGDVATKLKAAIAEKPLPPGYAIVYDGQMKSLDEQNDAFGIAFGLAFVFIYMVLASQFESFKHPFTIMVSLPLALVGALLGLVVTNYHLSMGAMIGVILLMGLVTKNAILLIDGALQHLREGDSVDEALLKAGPRRLRPILMTSAAMAIGMVPTAVGTGIGSEFRAPMAISVIGGVITSTFLTLLVVPVVFAAMEKLSFRKKQPRAQGPHSALPVDAPAAHDRAA comes from the coding sequence ATGATTCTCAGTGACGTTTCCATCCGACGGCCGGTGTTCACGGCCATGGTGTCCCTGCTGCTCATCGTGCTGGGCGTGATGGGCCTCAAGCGCCTGGGCACCGACCTCTACCCGGACGTCAGCTTCCCCGTGGTGGTGGTCAACACCCTCTACAAGGGCGCGGGCCCGGGCGAAATCGAAACCCAGGTCATCAAGCCCCTGGAGGACGCGGTCGCCGGCATCAGCGGCGTGGACAAAATCCACTCCTTCAGCCGTGAGAACGTGGGCACCGTGGTGGTGTCCTTCACGCTGGGCACCGCCCTGGACACCGCCGTCCAGGACGTGCGCGACAAGGTGGGCCAGGCCGTCAACAAGCTGCCCACGGACGCGGACGCGCCCATCGTCAGCCGCGTGGACCTGTCCGCCGCGCCCATCCTCACCTACGCCATCTCCGCGGACATGCAGTCCCAGGCGCTGCGCAAGCTCTTGGATGACCGCATCAAGCCCGCGCTCGCGCAGCTGGCCGGCGTGGCGGAGGTGCGCATCACCGGTGGCGACACGCGCGAAATCCAGGTCGACATCGATTTGGACAAGGCCCGCGCGGTGGGCATCGCGCCGTCGCAGGTGTCCCAGCGCATCGCCATGGAGAACCTCAACCTGCCCGCGGGCCGTCTGCAATTGGGGCCCAACGAGCTGACCGTGCGCGCCATGGGCGAGTTCCGCAGCGTGGAGGACTTGCAGAAGCTGCCCATCGCCCGCAGCAGCACCGGCGCGCAGGTGCGCCTGGAGGAGATCGCCACCGTCACGGACGGCGTCGCCGAGCGCCGCACCACCGCGCGCCTCAACGCCCGCGACGCCGTGGTGCTGGAAATCGTGAAGCAGCCGGGCTCCAACACCGTGAGCGTCAGCGACGCGGTGAAGAAGACGCTCGCGGACATGACGCCGGTGGTGGGGCAGGGCTTCCAGGCCACGCTCCTCATCGACCAGTCGGACCTCATCCGCGCCAACACCCACGAGGTGTGGATCGCCCTCATCTTCGGCGGCCTGATGGCGGTCCTCATCATCCTGATGTTCCTGCTGGACCCGCGCGGCACGTTCATCTCCGCGCTCGCGCTGCCCACGTCCGTCATCGGCACGTTCTTCGTGATGTACGTGCTGGGCTACTCGCTCAACCAGATGACGCTCTTGTCGCTGTCGCTGGCCATCGGTCTGCTCATCGACGACGCGGTGGTGGTGCGTGAGGCCATCACCCACCGGCTGGAGAAGGGCGAAGACCCGATGAGCGCCGCGTACAACGGCACCAGGGACGTGGGCCTGGCGGTGCTCGCCACCACGCTGGCCCTGGTGGCGGTGTTCATCCCCGTGGCCTTCATGCCCGGCATCGTGGGTCAGTTCTTCAAGCAGTTCGGCATCACCATCTCCGTGGCGGTGCTCATCTCGCTGTTCATCTCCTTCACGCTGGACCCCATGCTGTCCGCGCGCTTCGCCAAGGCGCACGATCCGGACGCGCAGAAGCGCGAGCCCGTCGTCTTCCGCGCGCTGCGCCGCTTCCTGGAGGCCACGGAGTCCACCTACGCCCGCATCCTGGGCTGGGTGCTGCGCCACAAGTGGACCACCGCCGGCCTCACCGTGCTGGCGCTGTTCCTGTCCTTCGGCGCCGCCAGCCGCCTGGGCGTGGAGTTCATGAGCGCGGAGGACCGCTCGCAGCTCATCGTCGAGTTGCAGCTGCCGGACTCCGCCAACCTGTCGCAGACCACGGAGCGCGCCGCGGAAGCGGAGGTGCTGCTCAAGAAGATCCCCGAGGTCACGGACATCTACACGACGGTCGGTCCCAACGGAGACGTCTACAAGGCGCGCCTGCGCGTGCTCACGGTGGGCAAGGACCAGCGCACGAAGAGCATCCCCGTCCTCAAGGAGGAGGCCCGCGCGCTGCTGGTCCCCAACCTGGTCTCCACCGCCATCACCCTGTCGGACCCGCCGTCCATTGAAGGCCTGGGCGACTGGTACCCCATCATGGTGCGCGTGGTGGGCCCGGACCTGAAGCGCGTCAACGAGGAGGCCGAGCGCGTCGCCAGCATCCTGCGCACCCTGGGCACCTCCGACGTGCGCGTGGACTCCAACCCGGCCAAGCCGGAGCTCCAGATCCAAATCGACCGCGCGCGCGCCGCGGACATGGACCTGTCCGCCGGGGCGCTCGCCGCGCAGCTGCGGCTGGCCATCGACGGTGACGTGACGGCCAAGCTGCGCGAGGGCACGGACGAGACGGACATCCGCGTGCGCCTGCGCGAGCAGGACCGCGCCACGCCGGAGCGCGTGCGCCAGCTGATGATCGCCACGCCCCGCGGCCTGCACCAGGTGACGGACGTGGCGGAGGTGTCGCTCAAGGACGGCCCCAGCGTCATCGAGCACGAGAACCGCGAGCGCCAGGTGGCCGTCGTGTCCCAGCTGGCCAAGGGCGCCGCGCTGGGTGACGTGGCCACGAAGCTCAAGGCCGCCATCGCGGAAAAGCCGCTGCCGCCCGGCTACGCCATCGTCTACGACGGCCAGATGAAGAGCCTGGATGAGCAGAACGACGCGTTCGGCATCGCGTTCGGTCTGGCCTTCGTCTTCATCTACATGGTGCTCGCCAGCCAGTTCGAGTCCTTCAAGCACCCCTTCACCATCATGGTGTCGCTGCCGCTGGCGCTCGTGGGCGCGCTCCTGGGGCTCGTCGTGACGAACTACCACCTCAGCATGGGCGCCATGATTGGCGTCATCCTGCTGATGGGCCTCGTCACGAAGAACGCCATCCTCCTCATCGACGGCGCGCTCCAGCACCTGCGCGAGGGCGACTCCGTGGACGAGGCCCTGCTCAAGGCCGGCCCGCGCCGCCTGCGCCCCATCCTCATGACGAGCGCGGCCATGGCCATTGGCATGGTGCCCACCGCCGTGGGCACGGGCATCGGCTCCGAGTTCCGCGCGCCCATGGCCATCTCCGTCATTGGCGGCGTCATCACCTCCACCTTCCTCACGCTGCTGGTGGTGCCGGTGGTGTTCGCGGCGATGGAGAAGCTGTCCTTCCGCAAGAAGCAGCCCCGCGCGCAGGGCCCGCACTCCGCGCTCCCGGTGGACGCGCCCGCGGCGCACGACCGCGCGGCCTGA
- a CDS encoding cold-shock protein, which yields MATGTVKWFNDAKGFGFITQDGGGEDVFCHHSAINMDGFRTLQEGQKVEFEVTRGPKGLQAQNVRAVG from the coding sequence ATGGCTACTGGTACGGTGAAGTGGTTCAACGATGCGAAGGGCTTTGGCTTCATCACTCAGGACGGCGGTGGTGAGGACGTGTTCTGCCACCACAGCGCCATCAACATGGACGGCTTCCGCACCTTGCAGGAAGGTCAGAAGGTGGAGTTCGAGGTGACGCGCGGCCCCAAGGGCCTGCAGGCGCAGAACGTCCGCGCAGTGGGTTGA
- a CDS encoding short-chain fatty acid transporter, translating into METLVRLAEGLGRFSARFVPSAFAIAVLLTLLTMALALGWVGAAPPLVLDAWGGGFWELLTFSMQMALVMFTGYLLALTAPVKALLEWVARLPRSPRSATALMAAVSMALAYFNWGLSLVASAMLVRFIARRRPDVDYRLLVACAYFGLGATWHAGLSASAPLLVATPGHFLEKQLGVISIDRTLFSPFNVGLTLAAVALLTALAWALHPSPERTVRVEPAVLEKLGDFVPPEKPQGRLSPAEWLDHAWLLNVLFGVLGLAWLARHLWLNGGWKALNLNVVNFTFLTLAVLLHGTPARLLKASEEAGSVLHGIVLQFPLYAGIYGIFKATGLTDRIGELFVSLSTQQTFPAIVYLYSGVVNYFVPSGGSKWAIEAPYLLDAAGRLGVAPEKVVLAYAWGDMATDLIQPFWALPLLAVARLEFKDILGFLLVAFLAYLPLVTLGFFLFG; encoded by the coding sequence GTGGAAACCCTCGTCCGGCTCGCCGAAGGCCTGGGCCGCTTCTCCGCGCGCTTCGTCCCCAGCGCCTTCGCCATCGCGGTGCTGCTCACCCTGCTCACCATGGCGCTGGCCCTGGGCTGGGTGGGGGCCGCGCCGCCGCTGGTGCTGGACGCGTGGGGCGGGGGCTTCTGGGAGCTGCTCACCTTCTCCATGCAGATGGCCCTGGTGATGTTCACTGGCTACCTGCTCGCGCTCACCGCCCCGGTGAAGGCCTTGCTGGAATGGGTGGCCCGCCTGCCGAGGAGCCCGAGGAGCGCCACCGCGCTGATGGCGGCGGTCTCCATGGCGCTCGCGTACTTCAACTGGGGCCTGTCGCTCGTCGCCAGCGCCATGCTGGTGCGCTTCATCGCGCGCAGGCGTCCGGACGTGGACTACCGGCTGCTGGTGGCGTGCGCCTACTTCGGCCTGGGCGCCACGTGGCACGCGGGCCTGTCCGCCTCCGCGCCGCTGCTGGTGGCGACGCCGGGGCACTTCCTGGAGAAGCAGCTGGGGGTCATCTCCATCGACCGGACGCTCTTCTCCCCCTTCAACGTGGGCCTCACGCTGGCCGCGGTGGCGCTGCTCACGGCGCTGGCGTGGGCGCTGCACCCGTCCCCCGAGCGCACGGTGCGCGTGGAGCCCGCGGTGCTGGAGAAGCTGGGTGACTTCGTCCCGCCAGAGAAGCCCCAGGGGCGCCTGAGCCCCGCGGAGTGGCTGGACCACGCGTGGCTGCTCAACGTCCTCTTCGGCGTGCTGGGCCTGGCGTGGCTCGCGCGGCACCTGTGGCTGAACGGCGGCTGGAAGGCGCTCAACCTCAACGTGGTGAACTTCACCTTCCTCACGCTGGCGGTGCTGCTGCACGGCACGCCCGCGCGGCTGCTCAAGGCGAGCGAGGAGGCAGGAAGCGTGCTGCACGGCATCGTGCTGCAGTTCCCCCTGTACGCGGGCATCTACGGCATCTTCAAGGCCACGGGGCTCACGGACCGCATCGGGGAGCTCTTCGTGTCGCTGTCCACGCAGCAGACCTTCCCCGCCATCGTGTACCTCTACAGCGGCGTGGTGAACTACTTCGTGCCCTCTGGAGGCTCCAAGTGGGCCATTGAAGCGCCCTACCTGCTGGATGCGGCGGGACGGCTGGGCGTGGCGCCGGAGAAGGTGGTGCTGGCGTACGCGTGGGGCGACATGGCCACCGACCTCATCCAGCCCTTCTGGGCGCTGCCGCTCCTGGCGGTGGCCCGCTTGGAGTTCAAGGACATCCTCGGCTTCCTCCTGGTGGCCTTCCTCGCGTACCTGCCGCTGGTGACGCTCGGCTTCTTCCTGTTCGGGTAG
- a CDS encoding ATPase domain-containing protein, translated as MSPSEQHPPAFERIATGVPGLDPILGGGLVASGVYIVVGEPGAGKTLFANQLCYSQAQQGTRCLYVTLLAESHSRMLANLRSMAFFDASQLPQRIYYVSGFRMLEEQGLPGLLELLRREMRNHGAGILVLDGLVQAQEAAGSSRDFKKFIHELQVSAGLSRFTALLLTSSVGPTVHPEYTMVDGILELRERTAAMRSWRELQVRKFRGSASLNGAHHFRISEAGLEVFPRLETMVSRSQPPDWGTQRVRFGVPTLDAMIPEGFAAASTTLVMGPPGCGKTILGVSHLAEGLRLGEPCLMVSFYEGPDRLMHKAANVGLSLASAVKDGRLVLQWNMPAECNLDLVAHSLLEDVRRRGVKRLFVDGLSAMVETTHEPARISPFFAALTQELRRHGVTTVFTLETPRLFGPDMDVPLGTGLSGVAENLLFMRHLELNGRLRRLLSIFKLRDADYDPTLREFLITSQGIEIQPPFQPSPELLLTGIARFPGNHS; from the coding sequence ATGTCCCCTAGCGAGCAGCACCCGCCCGCCTTCGAACGCATCGCGACAGGCGTTCCCGGACTGGATCCCATCCTGGGCGGTGGCCTGGTGGCCTCAGGTGTCTACATCGTGGTGGGGGAGCCCGGCGCGGGGAAGACCCTCTTCGCGAACCAGTTGTGCTACTCGCAGGCGCAACAGGGCACGCGCTGTCTGTACGTGACCCTGCTGGCCGAGTCGCACTCGCGCATGCTGGCGAACCTGCGCAGCATGGCGTTCTTCGACGCCTCCCAGCTGCCGCAGCGCATCTACTACGTCAGCGGCTTCCGCATGCTGGAGGAGCAGGGGCTGCCGGGCCTGCTGGAGCTGTTGCGCCGGGAGATGCGCAACCACGGCGCGGGCATCCTGGTGCTGGACGGCCTGGTGCAGGCGCAGGAGGCCGCGGGCAGCAGCCGCGACTTCAAGAAGTTCATCCACGAGCTCCAGGTGTCCGCCGGCCTGTCGCGCTTCACCGCGCTCCTGCTCACCAGCAGCGTGGGCCCCACCGTGCACCCGGAATACACCATGGTGGACGGCATCCTGGAGCTGCGCGAGCGCACGGCGGCCATGCGTTCGTGGCGCGAATTGCAGGTGCGCAAGTTCCGCGGCAGCGCCAGCCTCAACGGCGCGCACCACTTCCGCATCTCCGAGGCGGGCCTGGAGGTGTTTCCCCGCCTGGAGACGATGGTCAGCCGCTCGCAGCCGCCGGACTGGGGCACGCAGCGCGTGAGATTCGGCGTGCCCACGCTGGACGCCATGATTCCAGAGGGCTTCGCCGCGGCGTCCACCACGCTGGTGATGGGTCCCCCGGGCTGCGGCAAGACGATTCTCGGCGTCAGCCACCTGGCGGAAGGGCTGCGCCTGGGCGAGCCCTGCCTGATGGTGAGCTTCTACGAGGGGCCGGACCGGCTGATGCACAAGGCGGCCAACGTGGGGCTGTCGCTGGCCAGCGCGGTGAAGGACGGCCGGCTGGTGCTCCAGTGGAACATGCCCGCCGAGTGCAACCTGGACCTGGTGGCGCACTCGCTGCTGGAGGACGTGCGCAGACGCGGCGTGAAGCGCCTGTTCGTGGACGGCCTGAGCGCCATGGTGGAGACCACCCACGAGCCGGCGCGCATCAGCCCCTTCTTCGCCGCGCTCACGCAGGAATTGCGACGCCACGGGGTGACGACCGTCTTCACGCTGGAGACGCCGCGCCTGTTCGGCCCGGACATGGATGTCCCCCTGGGGACCGGCCTGTCCGGCGTGGCGGAGAACCTGCTGTTCATGCGCCACCTGGAACTCAATGGCCGCCTGCGGCGGCTGCTCTCCATCTTCAAGCTGCGCGACGCGGACTATGATCCGACGCTGCGCGAGTTCCTCATCACCTCCCAGGGAATCGAGATCCAGCCGCCCTTCCAGCCGTCGCCCGAGTTGCTGCTCACCGGTATCGCCCGCTTCCCGGGCAACCACTCCTGA
- a CDS encoding response regulator codes for MVPATETVLVVDDEQGILEALADLLREEGYRVLTASHGREALERMAEVTPDLVLTDWMMPVLDGPALIARIQQDPVLRHIPVLGMSAVDVNGLKRLHPGMEFLQKPFDIRALMKLVRRALDANPRVRGG; via the coding sequence GTGGTTCCCGCGACCGAGACCGTGCTGGTGGTGGATGACGAACAGGGCATCCTGGAGGCGCTCGCGGACCTCCTCCGAGAGGAGGGCTACCGCGTGCTCACGGCGTCCCACGGCCGCGAGGCCCTGGAGCGCATGGCGGAGGTGACGCCGGACCTGGTGCTGACGGACTGGATGATGCCCGTGCTGGATGGCCCCGCGCTCATCGCGCGCATCCAGCAGGATCCGGTGCTGCGCCACATCCCCGTGCTGGGCATGAGCGCCGTGGACGTCAACGGCCTCAAGCGCCTGCACCCGGGCATGGAGTTCCTCCAGAAGCCGTTCGACATCCGGGCCCTGATGAAGCTGGTGCGCCGGGCCCTGGACGCGAATCCCCGCGTCCGGGGAGGGTGA
- a CDS encoding DUF5985 family protein, translated as MAEAVYILCALTSLACAVLLLRAWRRTRMKLLLYSGLCFAVFTLNNVLLFVDLVLIPEGDLSLERTITSLVGAGVLLFGLIWDVS; from the coding sequence ATGGCTGAGGCGGTCTACATCCTGTGCGCGTTGACGAGCCTGGCGTGCGCGGTGCTGCTGCTGCGGGCCTGGCGGCGCACGCGGATGAAGTTGCTGCTCTACAGCGGCCTGTGTTTCGCGGTCTTCACCCTGAACAACGTGCTGCTCTTCGTGGACCTGGTGCTGATCCCCGAAGGGGACCTGTCGCTGGAGCGCACCATCACGTCGCTCGTGGGAGCTGGCGTGCTGCTCTTCGGCCTCATCTGGGATGTGTCCTGA
- a CDS encoding DUF5985 family protein, with product MKILLDGAVMMAYLACALFFLRFYLQSKDRLFALFSLAFTLMGVHNLLGALLAPTLDAERIHYLYVVRLMAYLLILGAIWDKNRAGRSLR from the coding sequence ATGAAGATCCTGCTCGATGGCGCGGTGATGATGGCGTACCTGGCGTGCGCGCTCTTCTTCCTGCGCTTCTATCTCCAGTCGAAGGACCGGCTGTTCGCGCTGTTCTCCCTGGCCTTCACGCTGATGGGCGTCCACAACCTGCTGGGCGCGCTGCTGGCACCGACCCTGGACGCCGAGCGCATCCACTACCTGTATGTCGTCCGCCTGATGGCCTACCTGCTCATCCTGGGAGCCATCTGGGACAAGAACCGCGCGGGGCGTAGCTTGCGGTGA
- a CDS encoding aldo/keto reductase produces the protein MTTTSLPRFTPRRALGRTGFTATAVGIGDLADRTVPREELVATLARALDAGLNVIDTAPGYEDGLSEEVVGEALRGRREGVFVIDKVDALDAPVAPQVEASLRRLGLPSVDLFALHAVKSLSQWEELARPGGALEQLEACVAKGQARFKGISCHHPDALVAAVRSRRCDVVMFPLGPFVDARYVEEVLPLARAHGVGVVSFKTFGAGKLLGDTEGYGRPLQARPRGKVSSGGEARDTPVLPHLSVAECVQYTLTLEPDVMLMGMGFPNEQDAALRAAAVFQPLDAAGMQAVRERAHAAIQGKGAVWWNPPSPDVAAG, from the coding sequence ATGACCACGACATCGCTTCCCCGCTTCACCCCTCGCCGCGCGCTCGGGCGCACGGGCTTCACCGCGACGGCGGTGGGCATTGGCGACCTGGCGGACCGCACGGTGCCGCGCGAGGAGCTGGTCGCCACGCTCGCGCGGGCGCTGGACGCGGGGCTCAACGTCATCGACACGGCGCCCGGCTACGAGGACGGCCTGAGCGAAGAGGTGGTGGGCGAGGCGCTGCGCGGCCGGCGTGAGGGCGTGTTCGTCATCGACAAGGTGGACGCGCTGGATGCGCCGGTGGCGCCGCAGGTGGAGGCGTCCCTGCGGCGGCTGGGCCTGCCGTCGGTGGACCTGTTCGCGCTGCACGCGGTGAAGTCGCTCTCGCAGTGGGAGGAATTGGCCCGGCCGGGCGGCGCGCTGGAGCAGCTGGAGGCGTGCGTGGCGAAGGGGCAGGCGCGCTTCAAGGGCATTTCCTGCCACCACCCGGACGCGCTGGTGGCGGCGGTGCGCTCCAGGCGGTGTGACGTGGTGATGTTCCCGCTGGGGCCCTTCGTGGACGCACGCTACGTGGAGGAGGTGCTGCCCCTGGCGCGAGCGCACGGAGTGGGCGTGGTGTCCTTCAAGACGTTCGGCGCGGGCAAGCTCCTGGGGGACACGGAGGGCTACGGCCGGCCGCTCCAGGCGCGCCCGCGCGGCAAGGTCAGCTCCGGTGGAGAGGCGCGCGACACGCCGGTGCTGCCGCACCTGTCGGTGGCGGAGTGCGTGCAATACACGCTCACGTTGGAGCCGGACGTGATGTTGATGGGGATGGGCTTCCCGAACGAACAGGACGCCGCGCTGCGGGCGGCTGCGGTCTTCCAGCCGCTCGACGCCGCGGGGATGCAGGCGGTGCGGGAGCGGGCGCACGCCGCCATCCAGGGGAAGGGGGCGGTGTGGTGGAACCCGCCTTCACCGGATGTGGCGGCGGGCTGA